CCTTGACCGGAGACACTAATCACGCCCGAAGGAATGATCGTGATGGCGCCCACCGCCGCCGCACTGGTTTTCAGAAAACTGCGCCGGTTAGATTGTGGTTGTGTGTTTTTCATAGGTTTGGTTTGGCTACACTGTTATTTGACGATCACCGGCCTGCCCTCGCGCCAATCTATCTTCAGCACGGATAGGAACCAGGTTTTTCCCTGATCACTATTCCCCTGATAAAACAAATACGTCTGCCCATCCTTATCCGCGAAGACGCCGGGATGTCCGGATTCGGAGAAATTCCACGAACCCGCAGAACCATTCGGCACCAACGGCTGTTCAGAAAGCCGCTGCCAAGTCAATCCATCCCGGCTTTCCGCGACACCGATCTGCTGAGGCTTGTTGTTGTATGCGCCGGCATAGAACATATACAGTTTACCATCGCGCTCGCACAACGTGGGGGCCTCAATGCATTCCTGTTCCCAAGACAACTCAGGTTTGAGGATGGGAGCATCACAGAGTTGCTTCCAGGTTTTCCGGCTGAAATCGGAATCCAACGGCGCGCCAGCCACGCCAATCATCTGCACCTTCATCTTCGGATCGCGCGTGGCAAAGTAAAGCAGTAGGCGGTCTTTGACCGGGTACACCTCCGCATCAATCGCACGGCCACTGGTCCAGTCACCTTCCGGGCGGAACACCGGATTCGAGGCATCTTTCACAAACCGTTTACCGTCCGCCGACACCGCATGGCAAATGGCGTCCTTAGCGCCATTGCCATAGGTCTGGTAAAAGATATGCACCTGGTTGCCAATGACGCGTGCGCCCGGCGCGCATAATCCTTTTTTCTCACACTCCTGTTCGGGAAGGATTTCAGCGGTTTTCCGCCAGTGAATTAAGTCGGTGCTTTCCGCAATGCCAATGCTCCAGCCCTTGGGCGAATCAGGCTTGGCAAGGCTGGCGCTAAACGGCGGCAGCGAGAAATACATCAAATACCGATCCTGAAACCGAATAACACTGGGATCTTTGGCGAATGGTTTGCCGATGCGCGACTCATCGGCCCAGTGCATGGGCGGCAATGTGTCCGCAGCGTTTAGTGAATATGCCCCCCAGAGCAGACCGCAAAGCAATGGTGTGATTCGTAGTATCATATCTTCGTCAACATCGTTCATCATGCGCAGCATGGGTGTTATTTTCATGCAGCGTTATGGCCATAAGCCTCACCCAAACACCCCCGCGCCGTCAAGCGTCCTCTGATTTCCACTTTGCAGCTTGCAACGATTACCCGTTTACCAGCAGACCCGTTCCGTCAGCCAAGTAAATTTTTCATTCTTCATTCCCCGATTGTTCTGGTACTTTGTGCCTGTGGGACAACTTGTTCAATCGTCCAGTTCCGCGGCGGCCAAGACCGCAGCGGGCATGTCACCGTTACGTCGGCCAGAATTACTGGCACCGGCGGGCAATTGGGAATGCGCCCGGGCCGCAGTCGAGAACGGCGCGGATGCCATTTATTTTGGCCTGGAAAGCTTCAACGCACGAATGCGGGCGGATAACTTCACCCTGGCCAACCTGCCAGAGTTGATGAATTTCCTGCATCGGCGCGGAGTGCGCGGATATGTCTGTTTTAACACGCTGGTGTTCGCCAACGAACTCGCGGAAGCCGAGCAGCAATTACGTGCGATCATCGCCGCAGGGGTAGATGCCGCGATCGTACAGGATGTGGGCATCTGCCGCCTGATTCGGGAACTCTCCCAGGATTTCCCCATTCACGCCTCCACGCAAATGACCATCACCAGCGCAGCAGGAGTCGCGTTTGCCCGGGAACTGGGCTGCCAACTCG
The sequence above is a segment of the Verrucomicrobiota bacterium genome. Coding sequences within it:
- a CDS encoding family 43 glycosylhydrolase, yielding MKITPMLRMMNDVDEDMILRITPLLCGLLWGAYSLNAADTLPPMHWADESRIGKPFAKDPSVIRFQDRYLMYFSLPPFSASLAKPDSPKGWSIGIAESTDLIHWRKTAEILPEQECEKKGLCAPGARVIGNQVHIFYQTYGNGAKDAICHAVSADGKRFVKDASNPVFRPEGDWTSGRAIDAEVYPVKDRLLLYFATRDPKMKVQMIGVAGAPLDSDFSRKTWKQLCDAPILKPELSWEQECIEAPTLCERDGKLYMFYAGAYNNKPQQIGVAESRDGLTWQRLSEQPLVPNGSAGSWNFSESGHPGVFADKDGQTYLFYQGNSDQGKTWFLSVLKIDWREGRPVIVK